CCAAAATTCAGCCAAATAAATGCAAAGATCAAATtggctttattaaaaaatttataaatcagGCAACTAATCCCATGTAGCAaatagaaagaagcaaaaaagagcTGTAGAAAAGGAAAGGCCTTAAAGGCAAAAAGGGGGTGGGACAAGGAAGTGAGTCAGCAAAGAGTTGAGTATTGTAGCAAGGCCACCGtcctctgtcccccctcccccctcccgcccGCCGGGGCAGCGGACTATCAGGCAGATTACCTCACTAGTGCTGACCGGGAAATTCCAGACTGACCGGTTAGGATTAcattcctgggagaggctgaaactgcAGTTCGGTTAGGTATTGTTTTGGTTGTTAATGTGGACttagcacaagtgactccatttggcgtctgctgtctgtctgtctgtctgtctgtctttaaCAGATGGTTAATGCAGTTGGTTAGAAAGATTGAACAGGTCCAGGACTCTTGCAAGTCTTGCAGCCTAATGCTTCAGAGTCATGCTGGAGGTCTGGAGTTTGTTGGTTGTAAGATATTCCACTTCAGGAGCACTTGGTGGCCTCAGCTGCAGGGGTCGGGCCTGCCTTGCAACATATATCAGTCTCCAGCTGATCCTTTCACCAAAGAGCTGACTGGATTGCCTGCTCCCAAACTACAAGAACAGGTTGTATGGCAGTTTTTGTATCCCCCTGCTAATAAATATTACATGTTTGGCGGCATTTAGTAGAATGTTTGCTTTCAGCATAATCTACCACCAGTTAGTGAGAGTGGAAAAGGGGACATACGATCTCCCAAATTCATCGAAATAACTGATGATTATTAGCCAGCCAAACTGGCTTAGATCAGCTGGCATCATCCTGTGTGTCCCCCTCTTTCCACTCACCCATCCAGGAAATACTAAGCCCTACTGTATCCCTGTATGAGAGTTTAGGCCTGGCTGCCTATCACCCAGCAGTGGTAGGATGAGACAGGAGAGAGGCTGAAACAGAAGGGTCCTGGAGCTTGAGAGGTTCCTATGTATTGAGGAGGGAGAGCCATAGAACAGCGGAGGCGATAAGAGCTTCGAGTGGCATAGGGGTTTTTCTGCTTCTCCAGGTACCAGCGGGAGGAAGGAGTGGTCCTCCACCTGGTGCATTAGTGCTTTCGAAAAGCCAGacttggggggtggaggggattgGAAACGCCCCCACAACTACTCACAcggggcaggcccagggccagggcatgAGTGGAGGCAGCTCCGCGACGGGGGTTCCTGGCCTCGTTGGGACTAGCTGCCAGCTTGTTGGTTCTGTGGCTTTGCGCCCCGCCCACCTCGCTCCAGGTCCCACCATGGGGGGGCGCTGCGGTCGAGCGGCGGGGGGGCGCTGCCTCCTCCGGGACGGCGGGGGGCGCTGCGGGCTGGGCAGCGGGGACGGCCCGGGCCGGCACTGCGAGCAGTGCAGCGGATGGAGAGTCTGGCCGTGGCCGGCGGCGCCGCCTCCTTGTCGGGCCGGGCACGGCGGGCCGGGGCCTTTGTGTGAGGTGGCTGCGGCGATGGTACTCAGGCCCAGCGGAGTCGGGTAAGCGCGGCCCGGCTGAGGGCTGTCCTTGGCCGAGGCCCGACCTCTGTCCTGGCCTTTCTCACTCTCGCTGGGCTCCCTCCTGCCCGCTCCCCTCGGCGGGACCCAACCTCCCGGACCGCGCGCCGACCCTGCCTGACCCCGCTGCCTACCCCTGGCCTCCGGGCGGCCCTGCGCCCTGCGTGCCTCCGTCCCTCCCGGAGTTCGTCCGTGGAATCGCGGCTCTTTGGGGAGAGACCAAAGTGCTCGGTGCCGCCCAGATGGAGTGCCCTAGCCCGATCCAACGCCCTTCCTCTCTGATTCGACCTCCAGAGGAAAGACTGCGGCACCACGGGATTGTTGGGGTACCTTCTCGGAAGTTCCGAATctgtccctctcctgcccccagtcAGGCTTCCTAGAGCCCGGACCTGCTGACCGTTGATGCGTGGCCACCAGGGCCTGGGAGCTGCTTGGCTGGCACCTAAAACAATGCTCAGAAGCTTTCTGGGCCCCGGCAAAAGTTGGGAGTTAGTAGAATGTATGGTGAGGTACAGGGGACTGTGTTGCGCAGGACGAAAAGTGAGACAGAAGAATGTTACTGGTCTTCTCTTCCTTGGGCATTCAAGATTCAAAGGGGGGAAAGTGGTATTGAGCAAGCTTTTTAGGAGTCTTACCTATACAATTACCGTAGATGTCTTCTTATGGCAACAGGTATATCTCTTAGTTCTGGTCGACATAAGTATAAATCCCGGAAAGGGTGGTAAATAGAAATAAAGCATATTTAAGCAATATTAAGCACCACAGTTGTGTTCTACTTTGCTTTTACTCTGTTGGGTTCTCAAGTATTTTTACTTCATCACAGCTCGCAGAGAATGCGCTAGAGTAGTATCGGAGTGGCTCTGGGTTGTGGAGACAAGAGACTAGGCAGGTAGTACAGGTAGGAAAAGATAGGAACTCAAAAATGAggaagagatttatctaagatcTGAAAGGACACAACAGTGCTAAAAAACTAAAAGGCGGAAGGagcatccttttctttttcttagcaaCTAAAGGAGCTTTGATTAATTGTGTTCAAATAAGCATATGACATGACATTGTAAGGGAAGAGAATGTACCCAATGAGATAGGAGGAAATTAGGGGATTAACATGAGAAAGATTTGGGATATTTGTTCTGGAAATGAGGTATAAGATAGCATCTGAGAGGATACCTCTGGCTTGGCTGTAAGGCACTAGCTTCTGTCCAACCAGGCCTACAGCCTCTCTTATTGAATCTTAAAGACTGAGCTGTCAGGTTTTTTTCAGTGGTTTTGGCTTTTGTCATGACAACTCTTTTTGGTTTTGTGCAGGGGGAGAGGTCATTGTTCTGTTATTTTGCTGTCCTTGCTCTCAGCAGAATGGAGCAGCACTCCGCTCCCCACCTCGGGCTTTGAAACTTTCAGACTGGTGCTGTTTTCTCCTGCAGAGTGCCTTGCTTGCAGGGATGTGTTTGGccatccattttttccttttgcagttCACAGATTAACCGTGCTGGTAAGGAGGCAACTTCGTAGGAGCTGCTAAGATGGGCATGAGGATCAAACTGCAAAGTACCAACCACCCCAACAACCTGCTGAAGGAACTCAACAAGTGCCGGCTCTCAGAGACCATGTGCGACGTCACCATTGTGGTGGGGAGTCGCTCCTTCCCGGCCCACAAAGCTGTGCTGGCCTGTGCAGCTGGCTACTTCCAAAACCTCTTCCTAAATACTGGGCTCGATGCTGCCAGGACCTATGTGGTGGACTTTATCACCCCTGCCAACTTTGAGAAGATTCTGAGCTTTGTCTACACGTCAGAGCTTTTCACGGACCTGATCAATGTTGGGGTTATCTACGAGGTAGCCGAGCGTCTGGGTATGGAGGACCTCCTCCGGGCCTGTCATTCCACCTTTCCTGACCTGGAGAGCACGGCCGTGGCCAACCCCCTGACCAGCACCAGTGAGAGCCACTCTGGCACTCTGAGTTGTAGCTCAGCAGAACCTGCCCATCCCCTTGGAGAACTCCGGGGCAGTGGGGAGCACTTTGGTCCTGAAAGAAACTATGTCTTACCTAGCGATGCTGGAGGAAACtataaagaggaagagagaaatgttACCAGTGACACTAACCATGGCCTGCCTCTGCCACAGCAGCCGCTGCCATCAAAGACGGAAGACCGTGGTAACCCTGCTCCTTTCACGTCTGTACCTAATGTGGTGACCCAGCCAGTCCTAGGCACTGTCAGCATGGGCATCCAAACCAGCACGAGCTCCTGCCAGCCATACAAACTTCAGAGCAATGGAGACTTCAGTAAAAACAGCTTCTTCTCCCCTGACAATGCAGTAGACATTACCACTGGGACCAACTCCTGTCTGAGCAACAGCGACCACTCCAAAGATCCAGCCTTTGAGCAGATAGATGAGCTccagctggaggacctgggggATGATGACTTGCAATTTGAAGACCCCACTGAGGACATAGGGACAGCGGAGGAGGTGATTGAATTGAGTGACGACAGTGAGGATGAGCTGACCTTTGGAGAGAATGACAACCGAGAGAATAAGGCCATGCCCTGCCAGGTATGCAAGAAAGTTCTAGAGCCCAACATTCAACTGATTCGACAGCATGCTCGAGACCACGTGGACCTGCTGACAGGCAACTGTAAGGTATGTGAGACCCACTTCCAGGACCGAAACTCCCGGGTGACCCATGTTCTGTCTCACATTGgtattttcctcttctcctgtgACATGTGTGAAACTAAATTCTTTACCCAGTGGCAGCTGACCCTCCACCGACGGGATGGAATATTTGAGAACAACATCATTGTCCACCCCAATGATCCCCTGCCTGGGAAGCTGAGTTTGTTTTCAGGGGCTGCCTCTGCAGAATTGAAGTGTGCTGCCTGTGGGAAGGCATTGGCCAAAGATTTCCACGTGGTCCGGGGCCACATCCTCGACCACCTAAACGTGAAAGGCCAGGCCTGCAGTGTCTGTGACCAGCGCCACCTCAACCTCTGCAGCCTCATGTGGCACATGCTCTCCCATCTCGGCATTTCAGTCTTCTCCTGCTCCGTCTGTGCAAACAGCTTTGTGGACTGGCATCTCCTAGAGAAGCACATGGCCGTGCACCAGAGCCTGGAAGACACCCTCTTCCGTTGCCACTTGTGTAGCCAGAGCTTCAAGTCAGAGGCTGCGTATCGCTACCACGTCAGCCAGCACAAATGCAACAGTGGCCTTGATCCTCGGCCTGGCTTTGGGATACAACAGTCAGCTCTCCAGAAGCGGAAGCTGCCAGCGGAGGAGCTCCTGAGCGAGGAGCTGGCCCTACAGGGCCAACCTGGGAACAGCAAATACAGCTGCAAAGTCTGTGGCAAGAGGTTTGCCCACACAAGCGAGTTTAACTACCACAGGCGGATCCACACAGGCGAGAAGCCGTACCAGTGTAAGGTGTGCCACAAGTTCTTCCGCGGCCGCTCAACTATCAAGTGCCACCTGAAGACACATTCAGGGGCCCTCATGTATCGCTGCACAGTCTGTGGCCACTACAGCTCTACCCTTAACCTCATGAGCAAGCACGTCGGCGTGCACAAAGGCAGCCTTCCGCCTGACTTCACCATTGAGCAGACCTTCATGTACATTATCCATTCCAAAGAGGCGGAAAAGAACCCGGACAGCTGACTGGGTCGCAGCAGAGCCAAGGAGAGCTCCCAGGTGGCAGCCAGGACATTAATTTTCTAATGGCTGTTGCTCCCACCCCAACTGAAGTTACAACTTTGCCTTGGTAGGAATTCTGTCCTGTCTggtgtttaaagaagaaaaaagaagaaatagcacATGTTTTTGAGAAGCAATGGCCCTATCATGTTTACCTCCTTTCCCATTCTTGCCCACGAAGGGCTGTGTTTTCGGTTCTTTTGAGGCCGGTCTTGGGATCTCATCAGGCGGTTGGTATCAGCTAGAttccctcctccagcctctcgAGCCAGTATGCTGCTAGGAATCCAACCAACAGCCTCACCGAAtagaggaggtggagagaggttTTCGCTGTGGGTGTGACTGCTAGATCTCCCACTGAGACAACCGACTGTGAGAGAGATTTTGGCAATGTGTCCATTCAGAAAAGACTAGTCAGCAAGGCAGCCCACTCCAGGTTCTGGTCCCAAGCTTCAGCAGGGAAAAGGCATCAGGGATAGAGGTGCCTGCTTGTTCCACGGCTCTAGTCTATCTGCTGGTTGGACAGTAAAGTCTTGTGGAAGCTAGATCCAAACTGGGGACTAGGCTTTCTATTTAGACCAGAAAGCTTTGGGAAGATTCCTTGCCAGCCAGAAGAGGTCCTTCAGTGCCACCAGAAGCAGCAGCCTGGATGGACAGGAAGGGAGGTTTCTCTTCTCAATTCCAAAGAAACATGATTTTATGGAGTGATGGCCCAGGACGTCAGGCCTTCCCTGTGGGGCAAAGAGGACAGGGAGCCATTTGACATAGTCAATCATCTGTTATCTCACCTGTCAACCTTGAGTTTCCTGGTGGAGAGGTGGGGATGTCTCTAACAGCAGCAGCCTTGCCTTAATTTACGCCCTGTCTCCCACCTACATGTGTGTTTGACCTGTAGCGTAGATGAGAAGACCCCGTGAGGTGGAGTGATGGACTGGGAGCCCTTCAGGATTAAAGGGACCGAGTGACTGGTGGTGTGTGGTGGGATGCGTCTCTGGCCCAGTTGGGTAACCTGTTGTTTACTTTGTGCAGCTGGGCAGGAGCTTTGGCAGCTGACTTTTGACCTGCTGGAATTTATCCTGATCTGTCTTTGCATTGCCACCAGGGGGCTCTATTTGTTGGCCCCTAGTTCAGGCCCTCCCTAGGTGTCTGGGAAACGCGTCTGCCCAGCCCAAGCTGTTTTGTTCTTAGTTGACTTTTGAGGGGGTCTTGCCCAAAGAAGGCTTGAGTGAGAGGGTCCTTTGTCTCGCGTACTCACTGGCTCACCTCAGTACCTCATACTACCTCACCGCTCAGGCGCGCTCTGGGAGGCCCCGGCCTGGGCCCTGATGCTGCCCCTCGTGGGACTCAGCAGCACCCCGGGCTGTTTCACAAGCAAGTGGTTTTAATGAACTCACAAAGCCTTTTTTGacgttaatatttatttatttttatttttgtatgcatATTACCCAGCATCTCTTTTGGATAACAGACT
The sequence above is a segment of the Phyllostomus discolor isolate MPI-MPIP mPhyDis1 chromosome 2, mPhyDis1.pri.v3, whole genome shotgun sequence genome. Coding sequences within it:
- the ZBTB39 gene encoding zinc finger and BTB domain-containing protein 39 translates to MGMRIKLQSTNHPNNLLKELNKCRLSETMCDVTIVVGSRSFPAHKAVLACAAGYFQNLFLNTGLDAARTYVVDFITPANFEKILSFVYTSELFTDLINVGVIYEVAERLGMEDLLRACHSTFPDLESTAVANPLTSTSESHSGTLSCSSAEPAHPLGELRGSGEHFGPERNYVLPSDAGGNYKEEERNVTSDTNHGLPLPQQPLPSKTEDRGNPAPFTSVPNVVTQPVLGTVSMGIQTSTSSCQPYKLQSNGDFSKNSFFSPDNAVDITTGTNSCLSNSDHSKDPAFEQIDELQLEDLGDDDLQFEDPTEDIGTAEEVIELSDDSEDELTFGENDNRENKAMPCQVCKKVLEPNIQLIRQHARDHVDLLTGNCKVCETHFQDRNSRVTHVLSHIGIFLFSCDMCETKFFTQWQLTLHRRDGIFENNIIVHPNDPLPGKLSLFSGAASAELKCAACGKALAKDFHVVRGHILDHLNVKGQACSVCDQRHLNLCSLMWHMLSHLGISVFSCSVCANSFVDWHLLEKHMAVHQSLEDTLFRCHLCSQSFKSEAAYRYHVSQHKCNSGLDPRPGFGIQQSALQKRKLPAEELLSEELALQGQPGNSKYSCKVCGKRFAHTSEFNYHRRIHTGEKPYQCKVCHKFFRGRSTIKCHLKTHSGALMYRCTVCGHYSSTLNLMSKHVGVHKGSLPPDFTIEQTFMYIIHSKEAEKNPDS